A DNA window from Anaerocolumna sp. AGMB13020 contains the following coding sequences:
- a CDS encoding acyl-CoA thioesterase, with product MKRKDIIKLMRPYARKAQYYETDQMGIIHHSNYLRWFEEARIDFMEQMGLSYASLEQLGIMIPVLNISCIYKQPVRFNNSILIHSVISSFNGIKMSITYTITDEEDKITYSTGETEHCFLNNSFKPVSLKRDYPEVFDIFNNWKKRKADD from the coding sequence ATGAAAAGAAAGGATATTATCAAGCTTATGAGACCTTATGCAAGAAAAGCCCAATATTATGAAACCGACCAGATGGGTATCATTCACCATTCGAATTATCTACGCTGGTTTGAAGAAGCACGCATTGACTTTATGGAGCAGATGGGATTAAGTTATGCTTCCCTTGAGCAATTAGGTATTATGATTCCGGTTTTAAACATATCCTGTATTTATAAACAGCCTGTACGTTTTAACAACAGTATTCTTATACATTCTGTCATAAGCTCTTTTAATGGTATTAAAATGTCAATTACCTATACCATTACAGATGAGGAGGACAAGATTACATATTCTACAGGCGAAACAGAACACTGTTTTCTGAATAATTCCTTTAAACCGGTTTCCCTTAAAAGGGATTATCCTGAGGTCTTTGATATATTCAACAATTGGAAAAAAAGGAAGGCAGACGATTAA
- a CDS encoding S8 family peptidase, translating into MDQICRDWIIGEEYSDFIFEYRRDINTLASLPNICYNIINDTYAAVYMPTTAVSTNDLMHSYGYGIFPNLYGLMDVSSLEASGVVRVRNVPNLALNGEGVLIGIVDTGIDYTHEAFRNADGTTRIVSIWDQTIQSGAYPDTYYYGTEYSREQINEALANADPRSIVPTTDELGHGTFMAGIAAGTPNLQNNFSGVVPMSDLVVVKLKQAKQSSKSFFRVPADAVSYQENDIMFGIRYLVEVARRLSKPIAICIGLGTSQGSHDGRGALPSYVSVLADLPGIVISIAAGNEGNSGHHFKGVINRGGDQTNMVELRVGPNVSGFSMQLWGNAPGTFSIDILSPTGEYIPRIPARIGESREIRFIFEETVIFVDYFLLETQTGDQLILVNFDKPTEGIWRFKVYSSGDLNSEFNIWLPIRDFIGTETYFTQPDPFITITSPGNTVIPIIVTAYDHTNNSLFLPAGRGFTRLGAVNPSLAAPGVNLVGPEPGGTYGRRSGTSLAAAHTAGITAMLLQWGIQTGYYSQLDSVEIKNLLIRGARRDPNNTYPNREWGYGIIDIYNTFISLRGEPG; encoded by the coding sequence TTGGACCAAATTTGCAGGGATTGGATAATAGGGGAAGAATACAGCGATTTTATTTTTGAATATAGAAGAGATATTAATACCTTAGCTTCACTCCCTAATATCTGTTATAATATTATAAATGATACATATGCCGCCGTATATATGCCAACAACAGCAGTATCCACCAATGATTTGATGCATTCTTATGGTTACGGTATCTTTCCCAATCTATACGGCTTAATGGATGTTAGCAGTCTGGAAGCCTCCGGTGTTGTGCGGGTGAGAAATGTTCCTAATCTTGCGCTTAATGGGGAAGGCGTTCTTATTGGAATTGTCGATACCGGAATTGATTATACCCATGAAGCCTTTCGAAATGCAGATGGGACTACCAGAATCGTATCAATCTGGGATCAGACAATACAAAGCGGAGCATATCCGGATACCTATTATTACGGAACAGAATATAGCAGAGAACAGATAAATGAGGCACTGGCAAATGCTGATCCAAGGTCCATAGTACCGACAACGGATGAATTAGGACATGGTACATTTATGGCTGGGATTGCTGCCGGAACACCGAATCTTCAGAATAATTTCTCCGGGGTAGTACCGATGTCTGATCTTGTGGTAGTCAAATTAAAGCAGGCAAAGCAGAGTTCTAAAAGTTTTTTCCGTGTTCCGGCAGATGCAGTAAGTTACCAGGAAAATGATATTATGTTCGGCATACGTTATCTGGTGGAGGTAGCACGAAGACTTTCTAAACCGATAGCAATATGCATAGGACTGGGAACATCACAAGGCTCCCATGACGGAAGAGGAGCATTGCCAAGTTATGTGTCTGTATTAGCAGATCTGCCGGGGATTGTAATATCCATAGCAGCTGGAAATGAAGGGAATTCGGGTCATCATTTTAAAGGTGTCATAAATAGAGGCGGAGATCAGACGAATATGGTGGAGCTTAGGGTAGGTCCTAATGTTTCAGGATTTTCCATGCAGCTATGGGGGAATGCTCCCGGAACTTTCTCCATCGATATTTTATCCCCCACAGGAGAGTACATACCCAGAATACCCGCAAGAATTGGTGAATCCAGAGAAATCCGTTTTATATTTGAAGAAACGGTTATTTTTGTCGACTATTTTTTACTGGAAACCCAGACCGGTGATCAGCTTATACTTGTAAATTTTGACAAGCCCACTGAAGGAATCTGGCGGTTCAAGGTATATTCCAGTGGAGATTTGAATTCAGAATTCAATATATGGCTTCCGATTAGGGACTTTATCGGCACAGAAACGTATTTTACTCAGCCGGATCCCTTTATTACCATAACCTCTCCGGGAAATACAGTTATACCAATCATAGTAACTGCCTATGATCATACGAACAACAGCCTGTTTCTGCCGGCAGGGAGAGGCTTTACACGGCTGGGAGCCGTAAATCCAAGTCTTGCAGCGCCAGGAGTAAATCTGGTAGGGCCGGAGCCGGGAGGGACCTATGGAAGAAGATCTGGAACCAGCTTGGCAGCAGCCCATACAGCAGGTATAACCGCAATGTTACTTCAGTGGGGAATACAAACTGGTTATTATTCGCAGCTTGACAGTGTGGAAATCAAGAACCTTTTGATAAGAGGTGCCAGAAGAGATCCAAATAATACCTATCCTAACAGAGAGTGGGGATATGGCATTATTGACATCTATAATACGTTTATAAGCCTTAGAGGAGAACCAGGATAG
- a CDS encoding glycerophosphodiester phosphodiesterase family protein produces the protein MLIYLCLIPVVVILLYLMAIMPKLFRRKDFTPFQGTYYAHRGLHNDPDKVPENSMAAFKLAVKNNYGIEMDVQLSKDNIPVVFHDFTLKRMCHINKKVRELTLKELRELKLHQSKEGIPTLQEVLDIVQGKVPLIVEFKVELHDTSVCDITAPMLENYQGKYCIESFNPLVLLWYRRKRPDIIRGQLASNLIKDKEVGSFSLYFVLQNLLLNFITKPDFISYNYKHRNMLSLILCKHFYRTPAFAWTIKSQESLNLSRSRFDYFIFDQFIPQ, from the coding sequence ATGTTGATTTATTTATGTCTGATACCGGTAGTGGTGATTCTGTTATACCTAATGGCTATTATGCCAAAATTATTCCGCAGAAAAGACTTCACACCGTTTCAAGGAACATATTATGCCCATAGAGGCCTGCACAATGACCCTGACAAGGTACCGGAAAATTCAATGGCTGCCTTTAAGCTTGCCGTCAAGAACAATTATGGAATAGAAATGGATGTACAATTATCAAAAGATAATATACCTGTGGTATTTCATGATTTTACACTTAAGAGAATGTGCCATATTAACAAGAAAGTCAGAGAATTAACTTTAAAAGAATTAAGGGAGCTCAAACTTCACCAATCCAAGGAAGGAATTCCAACCCTGCAGGAAGTGCTTGATATTGTCCAGGGTAAAGTACCCTTGATTGTTGAATTCAAGGTAGAATTACACGATACCTCAGTGTGTGATATTACAGCTCCTATGTTAGAAAACTACCAGGGAAAATACTGTATCGAATCTTTTAATCCTCTTGTACTGCTCTGGTATAGACGTAAGCGCCCTGACATTATAAGAGGTCAGCTGGCCAGTAATCTGATAAAAGATAAAGAAGTAGGAAGCTTTTCACTGTACTTTGTTCTTCAAAATCTCCTGCTTAATTTTATAACTAAGCCGGATTTTATATCCTACAATTATAAACACAGGAATATGCTTTCTTTGATTTTGTGTAAGCATTTCTACCGAACTCCGGCCTTTGCCTGGACCATTAAGAGTCAGGAAAGCCTGAATTTGAGCCGGAGCCGGTTTGATTACTTTATTTTTGATCAGTTTATTCCTCAATAA
- the rhaD gene encoding rhamnulose-1-phosphate aldolase, giving the protein MKILDTKFVKGFIKMADDGFQQGWHERNGGNLSYRLKEEEVMEVLPRLSNKDEWLSIGTSVPLLAGEFFLVTGSGKYFRNISVDPEVCITIIEIDETGERYRIRWGLAEGGTPTSELATHLMNHEVKKAATGGKHRVIYHAHTTNIIALTFVLPLSDKVFTRELWEAATECPVVFPRGVGVVHWMVPGGRDIAVATSELMKKYDVAIWAHHGMFCSGEDFDLTFGLMHTVEKSAEILVKIFSMSGKRQTITPDNFRDLAEAFKVELPEEFLYEK; this is encoded by the coding sequence ATGAAAATATTAGATACGAAATTCGTCAAAGGATTTATAAAGATGGCAGATGACGGCTTTCAACAGGGCTGGCACGAAAGAAATGGAGGTAATCTTTCTTACCGCTTGAAAGAAGAAGAAGTCATGGAGGTATTACCAAGACTTTCCAATAAGGATGAGTGGCTTAGCATTGGCACAAGTGTTCCTTTACTTGCCGGCGAATTCTTTCTTGTAACAGGAAGCGGGAAGTATTTTAGAAATATCAGTGTAGATCCGGAGGTTTGCATCACTATTATAGAAATTGATGAAACCGGTGAAAGATACCGTATAAGATGGGGATTAGCAGAAGGAGGAACTCCTACCAGTGAGCTTGCCACTCATTTAATGAATCATGAAGTTAAGAAGGCCGCAACCGGCGGAAAACACAGAGTTATTTATCATGCGCATACTACCAATATTATTGCCCTGACTTTTGTATTACCTTTAAGCGACAAGGTGTTTACCAGAGAGTTATGGGAAGCAGCTACAGAGTGTCCTGTAGTGTTCCCAAGAGGTGTTGGTGTGGTACACTGGATGGTTCCTGGCGGAAGGGACATTGCGGTAGCAACCAGCGAATTAATGAAGAAATATGATGTAGCCATCTGGGCACACCATGGTATGTTCTGTTCCGGTGAAGATTTCGACTTAACCTTTGGTCTTATGCATACAGTTGAGAAATCAGCAGAAATACTGGTAAAGATATTCTCCATGTCCGGTAAGCGACAGACCATAACACCTGATAATTTCAGGGATTTGGCTGAGGCTTTTAAAGTAGAACTTCCGGAAGAATTTTTATACGAGAAATAA
- a CDS encoding serine/threonine protein kinase, producing the protein MDFSKRLSISYYKNIATLNDEHQVYVVQHQETKKVFIKKKLYIYNANIYQQLQATPIEGIPQIIELYEEDSSLTVIEEYISGETLQEKIDTCSLVQSDINYYIKELCKILSKLHNLNPPIIHRDIKPSNIIIAPHNRVVLLDFNAAKYFTDIKVPDTVLLGTKGYAAPEQYGFGSSTQQTDIYAIGVLLKELTSSLKIQTHKFDNLIVKCMQINPSDRFKSVSELLKKLWIKPAGNFLQIEMWKLLIPPGFRTRSPWRMMLGTLGYLLIFFVCLTIEIPNVAGIVLWVERIFCLLMLLFIVFTSTNYLNVQNIIPLCKHKNRIVHYFGIIILDIMFIFMLTIILIIIESFL; encoded by the coding sequence ATGGATTTCTCAAAACGCTTATCCATTTCATATTATAAAAATATTGCAACCCTGAATGATGAACATCAAGTATATGTTGTACAGCATCAGGAAACAAAAAAAGTATTTATAAAGAAAAAACTGTACATCTACAATGCAAACATTTATCAGCAACTACAAGCAACACCCATAGAGGGAATACCACAAATCATAGAACTTTACGAAGAGGATTCCTCCCTCACAGTGATTGAGGAGTACATTTCGGGAGAAACATTACAGGAAAAAATTGATACCTGTTCTTTAGTGCAGAGTGACATAAATTACTACATCAAAGAACTTTGCAAAATATTAAGCAAGCTGCATAACTTGAATCCGCCAATCATACATAGAGATATTAAGCCATCCAATATTATAATAGCACCACATAATCGTGTTGTTCTTTTAGATTTCAATGCAGCCAAGTACTTTACAGACATAAAGGTACCCGATACTGTCTTATTAGGGACCAAAGGCTATGCCGCTCCGGAACAGTATGGTTTTGGCTCTTCAACACAACAAACGGATATTTATGCTATTGGTGTGCTATTAAAGGAACTAACATCTTCATTAAAAATACAAACCCATAAATTTGATAATTTAATTGTAAAATGTATGCAGATTAATCCGTCAGACAGATTTAAGTCTGTTTCAGAGCTGCTGAAAAAGCTATGGATCAAACCAGCGGGTAACTTTCTTCAAATTGAAATGTGGAAATTGCTTATTCCACCTGGATTTCGTACCCGTTCTCCTTGGCGAATGATGTTAGGCACCCTAGGATATTTATTAATTTTTTTTGTATGTTTAACAATAGAAATACCAAACGTAGCAGGTATTGTTCTTTGGGTCGAAAGAATTTTTTGTTTGTTGATGTTATTATTTATTGTTTTTACAAGTACCAACTATTTAAATGTTCAAAATATAATACCCTTATGCAAACATAAAAACCGTATCGTACATTACTTCGGTATAATAATTCTGGATATAATGTTTATTTTTATGCTAACGATTATACTAATAATTATCGAATCCTTTTTGTAA